A genome region from Acinetobacter lwoffii includes the following:
- a CDS encoding adenosine deaminase, whose translation MNRLELIRALPKAELHVHIEGTFEPELMFAIAQRNKIAIPYKSVEEVKQAYNFHNLQSFLDIYYAGAAVLIHEQDFYDLAWAYFEKCAEDRVVHTEMFFDPQTHTDRGVAFSTVINGLQKACDDAKTKLGISSHLIMCFLRHLSEDAAFATLEQALPYKDQIIAVGLDSSEVGHPPSKFERVFAKAREAGFLVVAHAGEEGPAAYVWEALDLLKVNRIDHGVRSEEDPELMQRLIAEKMPLTVCPLSNLKLCVVDDMQQHNIRRLLQQGVHVTVNSDDPSYFGGYMNDNFIAIAEALDLSNEELKQLAINSFEASFITDTEKEQWINQIRALV comes from the coding sequence ATGAACCGTCTTGAGTTGATTCGAGCTTTGCCAAAGGCCGAGCTTCATGTTCATATTGAGGGCACTTTTGAGCCTGAGCTAATGTTTGCGATCGCTCAGCGTAATAAAATTGCCATCCCGTATAAATCTGTTGAAGAAGTTAAACAGGCCTATAACTTTCATAATCTTCAGTCGTTCCTGGATATTTATTATGCCGGCGCTGCTGTATTAATTCATGAACAGGATTTTTATGATCTGGCGTGGGCGTATTTTGAAAAATGTGCTGAAGACCGGGTCGTGCATACTGAAATGTTCTTTGATCCACAAACCCATACCGATCGTGGTGTTGCTTTTTCAACCGTGATCAACGGCTTGCAAAAAGCCTGTGATGATGCCAAAACTAAACTTGGTATCAGTTCACATCTGATTATGTGTTTCTTGCGTCATTTAAGTGAAGATGCTGCATTTGCAACACTGGAACAGGCCTTACCTTATAAAGACCAGATTATTGCGGTCGGTCTGGATTCAAGTGAAGTCGGGCATCCACCTTCAAAGTTTGAACGTGTCTTTGCTAAAGCGCGTGAAGCAGGTTTCTTGGTTGTAGCACATGCAGGTGAGGAAGGTCCGGCAGCTTATGTCTGGGAAGCTTTAGATTTGCTGAAAGTGAATCGTATTGATCATGGGGTTCGTTCGGAAGAAGATCCGGAGTTAATGCAGCGCCTGATCGCAGAAAAGATGCCACTGACAGTTTGCCCATTGTCAAACCTGAAACTCTGCGTCGTGGATGATATGCAGCAGCATAATATCCGTCGCCTCTTGCAACAAGGCGTGCACGTTACAGTCAATTCAGATGATCCATCTTATTTTGGTGGTTATATGAATGACAATTTTATTGCCATTGCTGAAGCACTGGATTTAAGCAATGAGGAACTCAAGCAATTGGCCATTAACTCATTTGAAGCCTCTTTTATTACCGATACTGAAAAAGAGCAATGGATCAACCAGATCCGTGCCCTGGTTTAA